One part of the Marichromatium purpuratum 984 genome encodes these proteins:
- a CDS encoding YbaN family protein, whose amino-acid sequence MQVSARIPAKLKAILESHRRQIFNLLAWCCFGLGFVGMLVPLMPTTVFWICAAWLWLRSRPERVRFLIDHPRFGESIRDFLEHGEICPTGKKAAILSMAGSYLIWFSLIGPGPWPAITVATILTLVATWIATRPDNRHRRRTRQQQAQVRVGLDELVSSAEPVAETRSPSR is encoded by the coding sequence ATGCAGGTCAGCGCTCGCATCCCCGCCAAGCTGAAGGCGATCCTCGAATCGCATCGCCGTCAGATCTTCAACCTCCTGGCCTGGTGCTGTTTCGGCCTCGGCTTCGTCGGCATGCTGGTGCCGTTGATGCCGACCACGGTGTTCTGGATCTGCGCCGCCTGGCTGTGGCTGCGTAGTCGTCCCGAGCGGGTACGCTTCCTGATCGATCACCCGCGTTTCGGCGAGTCGATCCGCGACTTCCTCGAACACGGCGAGATCTGCCCCACCGGCAAGAAGGCCGCCATTCTCAGCATGGCCGGCAGCTATCTGATCTGGTTCTCGCTGATCGGCCCCGGGCCGTGGCCGGCGATCACCGTGGCCACCATCCTCACCCTGGTCGCCACCTGGATCGCCACTCGTCCAGACAATCGCCATCGCCGCCGAACCCGTCAGCAGCAGGCGCAGGTTCGGGTCGGTCTCGACGAGCTGGTCTCTTCGGCCGAACCGGTCGCCGAGACCCGCAGCCCCTCGCGCTGA
- a CDS encoding YidH family protein gives MSALQDPRVLFAAERTLLAWTRTSLSLQAFGFAIDRLGMAFDQFAPLARPPLARPLALLLGECFILLGVGCALYSVRQHRRVLRTLTPEEIPQGYLLNGGVLLNLLLVPLGGLVGGYLLHEYAWGGLAPPQPGGG, from the coding sequence ATGTCCGCATTGCAGGATCCACGGGTACTCTTCGCCGCCGAGCGTACGCTGCTGGCCTGGACCCGGACCAGTCTGTCGCTACAGGCCTTCGGATTCGCCATCGATCGTCTCGGGATGGCGTTCGATCAGTTCGCGCCACTTGCCCGGCCACCGCTGGCGCGTCCCCTCGCTCTGTTGCTCGGGGAGTGTTTCATCCTGCTCGGGGTCGGCTGTGCGCTGTACTCGGTGCGTCAGCATCGGCGGGTGTTGCGCACCCTGACGCCGGAGGAGATCCCGCAGGGATATCTGCTCAATGGCGGGGTCCTGCTCAACCTGTTGCTGGTGCCGCTCGGCGGACTGGTCGGCGGTTACCTGCTGCACGAATACGCCTGGGGCGGGTTGGCCCCGCCCCAGCCTGGCGGCGGTTGA
- a CDS encoding sirohydrochlorin chelatase, with product MESVLLLDNGSRRAAAVDSLRRLAETLGARCGLPIEPVSLAHADAIPADQLDGRPATLLEPLLEARLSAGARDFLILPLFFGPSAALTEAVPALVARLRTRYGDFALRLAPELCPLPTGEPLLTRILAEQLACLAEIAGDRPRRVILVDHGSPNPGVSAVRAWLAARLAERLGQVVELDQAVMERRPGAAYDFNGALLEQQLERLASSEPDTPVFLSMLFLAPGRHAGPGGDIAEICAQAEQAHAGLRVHVSALVGEHPLLPEILAARLRQRATHRRL from the coding sequence ATGGAGTCGGTCCTGCTGCTCGACAATGGCTCGCGCCGCGCAGCCGCGGTCGACTCCCTGCGCCGCCTGGCCGAAACGCTCGGTGCCCGGTGCGGCCTGCCAATCGAACCAGTCTCGCTCGCCCATGCCGATGCCATCCCCGCCGATCAACTCGATGGCCGACCCGCGACCTTGCTCGAACCCCTGCTCGAGGCACGCCTCAGCGCCGGCGCGCGCGACTTCCTGATCCTGCCGCTGTTCTTCGGCCCCAGCGCCGCGCTCACCGAGGCCGTCCCCGCACTTGTCGCGCGACTGCGCACACGCTACGGTGACTTCGCCCTGCGACTCGCCCCCGAACTCTGCCCGCTGCCGACGGGCGAACCCCTGCTCACCCGGATCCTCGCCGAGCAACTCGCCTGTCTTGCCGAGATCGCCGGCGATCGGCCACGACGGGTGATCCTGGTCGATCACGGCTCCCCCAATCCCGGCGTCAGCGCGGTACGCGCCTGGTTGGCCGCGCGCCTCGCCGAACGACTTGGTCAGGTGGTCGAGCTTGATCAGGCGGTGATGGAACGACGCCCCGGAGCGGCCTACGACTTCAACGGGGCACTGCTCGAACAGCAGCTCGAACGGCTCGCAAGCAGCGAGCCCGACACCCCGGTCTTTCTCTCGATGCTCTTTCTCGCGCCCGGTCGTCACGCCGGCCCAGGTGGCGATATCGCCGAGATCTGCGCCCAGGCCGAACAGGCTCACGCAGGGCTACGCGTCCATGTCTCCGCGCTGGTCGGCGAACATCCACTGCTCCCCGAGATCCTCGCCGCGCGATTACGGCAACGCGCCACACACCGCCGACTCTGA
- a CDS encoding PilZ domain-containing protein has product MRRFLRHPSDIPIHYRLPNRNRRRRNRLCNIGQGGLCFLSCRRLPIGESIQVEIPVAQPPFRAEGVVAWCRPRRGLFEVGVHFATDETGYRLRMVEQVCRIEHYRRRVCATQGRELSSEQAAVEWIQRYAADFPG; this is encoded by the coding sequence ATGCGCCGCTTCCTCCGCCACCCCTCGGACATCCCCATCCACTACCGACTGCCCAACCGCAACCGCCGCCGGCGCAATCGGCTGTGCAACATCGGCCAGGGTGGTCTGTGTTTTCTCTCCTGCAGACGGCTACCGATCGGCGAATCCATCCAGGTCGAGATCCCGGTCGCCCAACCACCTTTCCGCGCCGAGGGCGTGGTGGCCTGGTGCAGACCGCGTCGCGGTCTGTTCGAGGTGGGGGTCCACTTCGCCACCGACGAGACCGGCTATCGACTCAGGATGGTCGAACAGGTCTGTCGGATCGAACACTACCGCCGCCGGGTATGCGCAACCCAGGGACGCGAACTCAGTAGCGAACAAGCGGCGGTGGAATGGATCCAGCGCTATGCCGCCGACTTTCCCGGTTGA